A stretch of the Aphis gossypii isolate Hap1 chromosome 2, ASM2018417v2, whole genome shotgun sequence genome encodes the following:
- the LOC114133032 gene encoding uncharacterized protein LOC114133032, which yields MFNSMFKSLFKKSSKKDQTRSSSVESQLVEITKNDVKDMLFSLNEIDVDVKEILDNSLSCSVSLDNIIDGIEEIPIAETHQEYFNDNASVDNFDDTKSEVSSIGENQAAVENSDKNNTANKINNLQCLFTWNIKSNNKRNIILSVQNKYGDYNLDISSSEFTFERYVGNIIIGYELFHKGESELGQMKILEIGKWLEELDNGTDEFYLSINVGLQHVMKATFIHMLFASNLTGECKWLLDDIIPLAKMDSKSKATVHAIRAAVFIEYGGNPHIFKRACNSAKRACDLDPNTSQWFYIYSLALTTQRQFLQSHKSNPTDNEKNAVQQAIMLSDGNNTVYNYHRMTLDRDTAIRYYHDNKNNSDKFWIEKNRQANRTIVEMIKAIISMEPKDPHLVVKCAKTIMTLPLMVRDFNLGKQYLTKAYEMAPDDITVLKAIEKTVQTYQDISKKQRPRANVTKHNRPPPKNRTPKLGNDLGFIVKKQKNGEDPIPLLIDLIPKYDGLDKSKIIAQLCSYSILFSNNLRFGVEEFIKLIEIPGISNNYIITQHFSSFGSKKFHLAELICNEIRLATNSSSTAPDDMLYYFKMLTKIMETCNLQMKDVDSSLKAKLIIDSSAISSLSNNTPHQSETGSSDNESIVEKVPVKNNTRRRKFKQSKNTGPKVFTKMPESNKVPNRKNDKSYVDHCSSRTYHNKNPGNTTSAINEMNFKMAKFLNISSANRPNYFDNSNILTTENLRNVQTQSQVEEYTHQLYQHISANNYTHPQQMNMPSTSTSTGYYGMHNMGNPTFSNFHSMPQYSQFQNQQPPSLLDIRPQINQQNATSHFNKNKTTARQMKFASKKK from the exons atgtttaattcaatgtttaaatCACTCTTTAAAAAATCTAGTAAAAAAGACCAGACAAGATCTAGTAGTGTAGAATCTCAACTTGttgaaattactaaaaatgatGTTAAAGACATGCTCTTTTCGTTGAATGAGATTGATGTTGACGTTAAagaaattttagataatagtCTTAGTTGTTCTGTGTCGttagacaatattattgatggtATCGAGGAAATACCTATTGCTGAAACTCatcaagaatattttaatgataatgcTTCAGTTGATAATTTTGATGACACTAAAAGTGAAGTAAGTTCTATTGGAGAAAACCAGGCGGCAGTTGAAAattctgataaaaataacactgcaaacaaaataaacaatcttCAATGTTTATTTACGTGGAACATAAAGTCAAAtaacaaaagaaatataattttatcggtacaaaataaatatggagATTACAATTTAGATATATCTTCATCTGAATTTACATTTGAAAG gtatgtaggtaatataattattggttaTGAATTATTCCATAAAGGTGAATCCGAATTAggacaaatgaaaatattagaaattggGAAATGGCTTGAAGAACTAGATAATGGTActgatgaattttatttatctattaatgtCGGTCTTCAACATGTTATGAAGGCAACTTTTATTCATATGTTATTTGCTTCAAATCTTACTGGAGAGTGTAAATgg TTGTTGGACGATATTATACCATTAGCTAAAATGGATTCTAAATCAAAAGCTACTGTACATGCAATACGTGCAGctgtatttattgaatatggTGGAAATcctcacatttttaaaagagcTTGTAATAGTGCTAAAAGAGCATGTGATTTAGATCCTAATACTTCACAGTGGTTTTATATCTATTCACTTGCTTTGACTACTCAAAGACAATTTTTACAGTCACATAAATCAAATCCAAcagataatgaaaaaaatgctgTTCAGCAAGCAATTATGTTGTCTGATGGAAATAATACTGTTTACAACTACCATAGAATGACATTGGATAGAGATACTGCAATTCGATATtatcatgataataaaaataatagcgaTAAATTTTGGATTGAAAAAAATCGACAGGCAAATAGAACAATTGTTGAAATGATTAa agctATAATAAGCATGGAACCAAAAGATCCCCACTTGGTTGTTAAGTGtgctaaaacaataatgactCTTCCACTTATGGTCCGTGATTTTAATTTGGGAAAACAGTATTTGACAAAAGCCTATGAAATGGCACCAGATGatattactgttttaaaaGCTATTGAAAAAACAGTTCAAACTTATCAAGATATT tcaaAAAAACAGAGACCCAGAGCAAATGTAACTAAACATAATCGTCCACCACCGAAGAATAGAACTCCAAAATTAGGAAATGATTTAggatttatagtaaaaaaacaaaaaaatggaGAAGATCCTATTCCACTCCTCATTGATTTAATTCCTAAGTATGATGGCCtcgataaatcaaaaattattgctCAACTGTGTTCATATTCAatcttattttcaaacaacttAAGATTTGGTGTCGAagagtttattaaattgatagaaATTCCAggaatttctaataattatataatcacg caACATTTTTCATCATTTGGTTCAAAGAAGTTTCACTTAGCAGAACTTATTTGTAATGAAATTAGGTTGGCTACAAATTCAAGTAGCACTGCTCCTGATGAtatgttatactattttaaaatgttaactaaaATCATGGAAACTTGTAACTTACAGATGAAAGATGTTGATTCATCTTTGAAAGCCAAGCTAATCATTGATTCTTCTGCTATATCttcattatcaaataatactcCACATCAAAGTGAAACAGGTTCATCAGATAATGAGAGTATTGTTGAAAAAGTTCcagttaaaaacaatacaagaAGACGTAAGTTCAAGCAATCAAAGAATACTGGTCCTAAAGTATTTACTAAAATGCCTGAGTCAAATAAAGTtccaaatagaaaaaatgataaatcctATGTTGATCATTGTTCTTCAAGaacttatcataataaaaacccCGGAAACACTACCTCAGCAATCAatgaaatgaattttaaaatggcaaagtttttaaatatttcttctgCTAATAGACCAAACTATTTtgataattctaatattttgacAACTGAAAACCTTAGAAATGTACAAACACAATCACAAGTAGAAGAATATACCCACCAGTTATATCAACATATCTCtgctaataattatacacatccACAACAGATGAATATGCCTTCAACTTCAACTTCAACAGGATATTATGGTATGCATAATATGGGCAATCCCACATTTTCAAACTTTCACTCTATGCCACAATATTctcaatttcaaaatcaacAACCTCCTTCTTTACTTGATATAAGACCTCAAATAAATCAACAGAATGCAACATctcattttaacaaaaacaagACAACTGCAAGACAAATGAAATTTgcttccaaaaaaaaataa